The DNA region GCAAGCCTACTTTGATAAGTTAGAGAGCGCAGATGCATTTGTGATTTCACTTGCTGAGCATAACGGCACTTACACAGCGGCTTATAAGAATTTGTTTGATTGGGCATCACGTATCAACCAACAAATGTTTGCCCACAAGCCAGTTGTTTATCTTTCAACAAGCCCTGGCCCTGGTGGCGCACAAAGTGTGTTAGCACAAGCGGTGGGCTCTGCAGCATTTTTCCATGCAGAAGTAAAAGCATCGGTTTCTGTACCAAGTTTTTATGATGTGTTTGATATGGAAAAAGGTGAAATGAAGGATGTCGCGATTGCTCAGCAATTAGCTCATGCTGCATCGGCTCTAAAAGCTTAGTTTCGACTCAGTCAGTCAAAATGAAATAAGAAAGCGGGATGAACTGAAATGGTTCATCCCGTTTTTTATCAAATCCGTTTGATAAAGATTCGTTTGATAAAATAAAGGTTACGATTCTTCGGTAATCGGACGTCCTTTCAGCATTTTTCTCACCCACATTCGGGAGGGGTGAATTTTTTCTAACACGTCGAGTGGTAAAGGCAGCGGGTCCCCCACGATTTGTGAGGCGAGGGTTTCGGCTAATAATGGGGCAGAACATAATCCTCTTGCACCTAGACCCACCATGCAAAATAGATTAGGGTAAATAGGCACATTTGGCATTAAATCTGAACGCTTACGCAATATTTGTGGATCGATTTCAGAGTAGGCTTGAACAACGGGTTCAAATTGACAAACGTTACCTACAAAAGGTAAGTGATCGCGTGTTACGCTACGAATACCTTGGCGCGATTGGTTACTGCTGGTGTCGACATCATTTGGCCAACTTTGATTGGGAATGCAATTTTTTAAACGTTCTCCATTGCTTTGTTGAGCACCACTATCAAATTCATGATCAATATTATTTCGATCGTAACTGGCACCAATACAATGGTGTCCATTGTGCATATTTTGCGGTGTCATGTAGCCGTCGTAGCATAATACAGTGTTGAGTTTTGCTAA from Vibrio casei includes:
- a CDS encoding NADPH-dependent FMN reductase, whose amino-acid sequence is MKIIAFGASSSFNSINKALATYTANLVEGAEVEVLDLNDFSVPLFSEDTEKEVGRPEGAQAYFDKLESADAFVISLAEHNGTYTAAYKNLFDWASRINQQMFAHKPVVYLSTSPGPGGAQSVLAQAVGSAAFFHAEVKASVSVPSFYDVFDMEKGEMKDVAIAQQLAHAASALKA